The proteins below come from a single Oncorhynchus tshawytscha isolate Ot180627B linkage group LG22, Otsh_v2.0, whole genome shotgun sequence genomic window:
- the LOC112221346 gene encoding olfactory receptor 5AN1, producing the protein MAHKFIMNSTQVFNHTGPCVAHTFENRTEDDNRNFDLGGCLFLFIMPFDAVVNVLVFVFLMLTILSLAVNGFTLLGLGRSEDLSWEPRYALLKNLILSDMVQTINLGPFVTHCLLQRSTMNFNTLCLLQYFTGSVCIFSTLITITCMAIERYLYVCHAIHYLSILTPLRLRLTVGLTWVLSISVGCVNFTLLHQGEGEYGTATSGLICEPDTVERHMGFPRAAAITRKLVGFIFTLLCLLSYLFAYVRMYQDARNAVVPFNTVNTRARNTVLFYCGMVFLQLLPMFLKITSDALWELEGTGAMMTAFSGAGTSLSAGTLHISLLILIMVPPCINPLIFGIRNWEVRQALFRLFRWKGKRPELELERMWVRSQHRAGVLE; encoded by the coding sequence ATGGCTCATAAGTTCATCATGAATTCCACTCAGGTGTTTAACCACACAGGTCCATGCGTTGCTCATACTTTTGAGAACAGAACGGAAGATGACAACCGCAACTTCGACCTAGGAGGCTGCCTCTTTTTGTTCATAATGCCATTTGATGCAGTCGTGAATGTGCTGGTTTTTGTGTTCTTGATGCTCACAATCCTGTCTTTGGCTGTGAACGGATTCACTTTGTTGGGACTGGGACGCTCGGAGGACCTATCTTGGGAGCCACGCTACGCCCTGCTGAAGAACTTGATTCTGAGTGACATGGTGCAAACCATCAATTTGGGCCCCTTTGTGACCCACTGCTTACTGCAGAGAAGCACAATGAACTTTAACACCTTGTGCCTCCTCCAGTATTTCACCGGCAGCGTCTGCATCTTCAGCACCCTCATCACCATCACCTGCATGGCCATTGAGCGATACCTGTATGTGTGCCATGCCATCCACTACCTGTCTATCCTCACCCCTCTGCGCCTGCGCCTCACCGTCGGCCTCACCTGGGTCTTGTCCATCAGCGTTGGCTGCGTTAACTTCACCCTGCTACACCAGGGGGAAGGGGAGTACGGCACAGCAACGTCTGGACTCATATGTGAGCCTGACACCGTGGAACGCCACATGGGGTTCCCCAGGGCAGCGGCTATCACCCGCAAGCTGGTGGGCTTCATCTTCACCCTGCTCTGCCTCCTCAGCTACTTATTTGCCTATGTACGGATGTACCAGGACGCCCGCAACGCTGTGGTGCCCTTCAACACAGTGAACACGCGGGCGCGCAACACTGTGCTTTTCTACTGTGGGATGGTGTTCCTGCAGCTACTCCCTATGTTCCTCAAGATCACCTCGGATGCTCTGTGGGAGCTGGAGGGCACAGGGGCCATGATGACCGCCTTCTCCGGGGCTGGGACCTCGCTGTCCGCTGGAACTCTGCACATCTCCCTCCTGATCCTCATCATGGTGCCTCCCTGCATCAACCCACTTATCTTTGGCATTCGCAATTGGGAGGTACGTCAGGCGCTGTTCAGACTCTTCCGCTGGAAGGGCAAACGCCCTGAGCTGGAGCTGGAGAGGATGTGGGTGAGGTCACAGCACAGGGCAGGTGTGTTGGAATga